One window from the genome of Jiangella alba encodes:
- a CDS encoding amidohydrolase family protein, with translation MSDATRCDLLLTGGAVVTMDAATGVVEDGAVAVLGDRVSAVGTAAELAGLRAARTVDCRGTAVLPGLVDTHTHLYQGLARSLGEGMPLWSWLADFMWPYAAALTREDARVAALLGAVEAARAGTTALLDHHYAPADPETVLAVAAAVEAVGLRGVVARGMAGTPSAVARDHGLDGGLFAHSTATELELTRACVAARPPGSRVEVWPGPHNVTYADQELLRGSAALARELGTGWHAHCASTPRDPEVYRGAYGTTPVAWLHEWGLLGPRTTLAHGIHLSDAEVRMVGETGTAVAHCPVSNQYGADGVLRLRELRAAGAVVALGTDGAAYNHRQDLFECMKQAVLVQRLHRLDPDASRSGEALALATREGARLLGVDAGVLAPGRLADVTVVGLGAPHLTPHHDVGAALVYAARGSDVRMTIVGGEVVVEDGRCVRVDEDAIVAEALDRARAVARRAGIV, from the coding sequence GTGTCCGACGCGACGCGGTGCGACCTGCTGCTGACCGGCGGCGCCGTCGTCACCATGGACGCCGCGACCGGCGTGGTCGAGGACGGCGCGGTCGCCGTGCTCGGCGACCGGGTGAGCGCCGTCGGGACCGCCGCCGAGCTGGCCGGGCTGCGGGCCGCGCGCACCGTCGACTGCCGCGGCACGGCGGTGCTGCCGGGCCTCGTCGACACCCACACGCACCTCTACCAGGGCCTGGCCCGCAGCCTCGGCGAGGGGATGCCGCTGTGGTCCTGGCTGGCCGATTTCATGTGGCCCTACGCCGCGGCGCTGACCCGGGAGGACGCCCGGGTGGCGGCGCTGCTCGGCGCGGTCGAGGCGGCCCGGGCCGGTACGACGGCGCTGCTGGACCACCACTACGCCCCGGCCGACCCGGAGACCGTGCTCGCCGTCGCCGCGGCCGTCGAGGCCGTGGGGCTGCGGGGTGTCGTCGCCCGCGGCATGGCGGGCACGCCCAGCGCGGTGGCCCGCGACCACGGGCTCGACGGCGGCCTGTTCGCGCACTCCACGGCCACCGAGCTGGAGCTGACCCGCGCGTGCGTCGCCGCCCGGCCGCCGGGTAGCCGCGTCGAGGTGTGGCCCGGCCCGCACAACGTCACGTACGCCGACCAGGAGCTGCTGCGCGGGTCTGCCGCGCTCGCCCGCGAGCTGGGGACGGGCTGGCACGCGCACTGCGCGTCGACGCCGCGCGACCCCGAGGTGTACCGCGGCGCCTACGGCACCACGCCGGTCGCCTGGCTGCACGAGTGGGGCCTGCTCGGCCCGCGCACGACGCTCGCCCACGGCATCCACCTCAGCGACGCCGAGGTGCGCATGGTGGGCGAGACCGGCACCGCGGTGGCGCACTGCCCGGTGTCGAACCAGTACGGCGCCGACGGCGTCCTGCGGCTGCGCGAGCTGCGCGCGGCAGGCGCGGTCGTCGCGCTGGGCACCGACGGCGCGGCCTACAACCACCGTCAGGACCTGTTCGAGTGCATGAAGCAGGCGGTGCTGGTGCAGCGGCTGCACCGGCTCGACCCGGACGCGTCGCGCAGCGGCGAGGCGCTGGCGCTCGCGACCCGCGAGGGCGCCCGCCTGCTCGGCGTCGACGCGGGCGTCCTGGCGCCCGGGCGGCTGGCTGACGTCACCGTCGTCGGGCTCGGCGCGCCGCACCTGACGCCGCACCACGACGTCGGGGCCGCGCTCGTGTACGCGGCCCGCGGCTCGGACGTGCGCATGACGATCGTCGGCGGCGAGGTCGTCGTCGAGGACGGCCGCTGCGTGCGGGTGGACGAGGACGCGATCGTCGCGGAGGCGCTGGACCGGGCCCGGGCCGTGGCGCGCCGGGCCGGGATCGTCTGA
- a CDS encoding amidohydrolase, whose product MSRADAVLAMTADRRDLHAHAEPGWCEVRTASLVARRLAGLGYAVRVGREVVAADRPGLPPAAELAAAYDRALAAGADPEYAALVRDGFTGVVATLATGRPGPVVALRFDIDANYGHESADPAHPAERDGYRSRVDGVHHSCGHDAHTAIGLAVAHELAAAGGPSAGEVRLIFQPAEEGLRGGPAMVAAGVADGVDVLLGCHIGVQARETGEVVAGYRRILASHKFDVRFRGRNAHAGISPHEGRNAVQAAAIAVQNLLAISRHGDGETRVNVGTIEGGETRNSVPAHALLRCEVRADDNAILGYLCDRVEEVVRGAAAVTGVEARVETAGGAAGADSTPELAAVVGRVAAGVHGVTRVRDTADFKGSDDMSSFMNAVQDAGGRAVYFGLGSRLGDVHHAPGFDVDDDALVIGRDVFLGCLRELGVLG is encoded by the coding sequence ATGAGCCGAGCCGACGCCGTCCTGGCCATGACCGCGGACCGCCGCGACCTGCACGCCCACGCCGAGCCGGGGTGGTGCGAGGTGCGCACGGCGTCGCTCGTGGCCCGCCGGCTGGCCGGCCTCGGCTACGCCGTGCGGGTCGGGCGCGAGGTGGTGGCCGCGGACCGGCCCGGCCTGCCGCCCGCCGCGGAGCTGGCCGCGGCGTACGACCGGGCGCTGGCCGCCGGCGCCGACCCGGAGTACGCCGCGCTCGTCCGCGACGGGTTCACCGGCGTGGTGGCCACGCTGGCGACCGGGCGGCCGGGACCGGTCGTGGCGCTGCGCTTCGACATCGACGCGAACTACGGGCACGAGTCGGCCGACCCCGCGCACCCCGCCGAGCGCGACGGCTACCGCTCCCGCGTCGACGGCGTGCACCACAGCTGCGGCCACGACGCGCACACCGCCATCGGGCTTGCGGTGGCGCACGAGCTGGCGGCCGCCGGCGGGCCGTCCGCCGGCGAGGTGCGGCTGATCTTCCAGCCCGCGGAGGAGGGCCTGCGCGGCGGCCCGGCGATGGTCGCGGCGGGTGTCGCCGACGGCGTCGACGTGCTGCTCGGCTGCCACATCGGCGTGCAGGCCCGCGAGACCGGCGAGGTGGTGGCCGGCTACCGGCGCATCCTCGCCAGCCACAAGTTCGACGTGCGCTTCCGCGGCCGCAACGCCCACGCGGGCATCTCGCCGCACGAGGGCCGCAACGCGGTCCAGGCCGCCGCGATCGCCGTCCAGAACCTGCTGGCGATCAGCCGCCACGGCGACGGCGAGACCCGGGTCAACGTCGGCACGATCGAGGGCGGCGAGACCCGCAACTCGGTGCCGGCGCACGCCCTGCTGCGGTGCGAGGTCCGCGCCGACGACAACGCCATCCTGGGCTACCTGTGCGACCGGGTCGAGGAGGTCGTGCGCGGGGCCGCCGCCGTCACCGGCGTCGAGGCCCGGGTCGAGACCGCCGGCGGAGCGGCGGGCGCGGACAGCACGCCGGAACTGGCTGCCGTGGTGGGCCGGGTCGCGGCCGGCGTGCACGGCGTCACTCGGGTGCGCGACACCGCCGACTTCAAGGGCAGCGACGACATGAGCAGCTTCATGAACGCCGTCCAGGACGCCGGCGGCCGGGCCGTCTACTTCGGGCTCGGGTCGCGCCTCGGCGACGTGCACCACGCGCCGGGCTTCGACGTCGACGACGACGCGCTGGTCATCGGCCGCGACGTGTTCCTCGGCTGCCTGCGCGAGCTGGGCGTGCTCGGGTGA